A DNA window from Panthera tigris isolate Pti1 chromosome X, P.tigris_Pti1_mat1.1, whole genome shotgun sequence contains the following coding sequences:
- the LOC122235452 gene encoding melanoma-associated antigen B2-like, with translation MPRGQKSKLRAREKRRLNRAETQGLKSAQATTAEEEEATPSSSPVLGGASSSSPIAGTSQEPQKAPATTKAAARGSRRRSKAGAKSQVEESKNSSLASTSTGKAQNDPLTRKVGMLVQFLLYKYKLKEPIKKIDMMKIVHKRNREQFAEILRRATERMDLVFGLKLKEVKPGSNSYTLTSNLDLTDDGTMDNLWGFPKNGLLMPLLGVIFLNGNCTSEEQIWEFLNILGVYDGRRHFIFGEPRKLITQDLVQEKYLEYRQVPDSNPPRYQFLWGPRAHAETSKMKVLEFLAKVHNTVPSAFLPHYEEALRDEEERAQARAATKHASTAKATACSQATSGHSSPP, from the coding sequence ATGCCTCGTGGTCAGAAGAGTAAGCTCCGTGCTCGTGAGAAACGCCGCCTTAACAGAGCCGAGACCCAAGGTCTTAAGAGTGCTCAGGCAACTacagcagaggaagaagaggctactccttcctcctctcctgttCTTGGGGGTGCTTCCTCAAGCTCCCCTATTGCTGGCACTTCCCAGGAGCCTCAAAAAGCCCCAGCCACCACCAAGGCTGCTGCACGTGGTTCACGGCGAAGATCTAAGGCAGGTGCCAAGAGCCAGGTTGAGGAAAGTAAAAATTCCTCTCTGGCCTCAACTTCCACCGGGAAAGCTCAAAACGATCCTCTAACCAGGAAGGTGGGGATGTTGGTACAGTTTCTGCTGTATAAGTATAAATTGAAGGAGCCCATTAAGAAGATAGACATGATGAAGATCGTCCACAAAAGGAACAGGGAGCAGTTCGCTGAGATCCTCAGGAGAGCCACTGAGCGCATGGATCTGGTCTTTGGCCTCAAATTAAAGGAAGTCAAGCCTGGCAGTAACTCCTACACCCTCACCAGCAACCTAGACCTCACCGACGATGGCACTATGGATAATCTCTGGGGCTTTCCGAAGAATGGGCTTCTCATGCCTCTCCTGGGTGTCATCTTCTTGAATGGCAACTGCACCTCTGAGGAGCAGATCTGGGAATTCCTGAATATTTTGGGCGTCTATGATGGAAGGAGGCACTTCATCTTCGGGGAGCCCAGGAAGCTCATCACCCAAGATTTGGTGCAGGAAAAGTACCTGGAGTACCGCCAGGTGCCTGACAGCAATCCTCCACGCTATCAGTTCCTTTGGGGCCCCAGAGCCCATGCTGAAACCAGCAAGATGAAAGTCCTTGAGTTTTTGGCCAAGGTCCACAATACCGTCCCCAGTGCCTTCCTGCCCCATTATGAAGAGGCTCTGCgagatgaggaagagagagccCAAGCCAGAGCTGCAACCAAGCATGCCTCTACTGCCAAGGCCACTGCATGTTCCCAGGCCACATCTGGCCACTCTTCTCCTCCCTAG